One window of Nicotiana tomentosiformis chromosome 11, ASM39032v3, whole genome shotgun sequence genomic DNA carries:
- the LOC117273645 gene encoding uncharacterized protein, whose translation MTMKLRESVTFLPLKDLRYSSTAQQGHTWFMSSMYDTHEEGEVQYQIFPSNASKGRVLCLKGNDTHDGAWNYYALAWPETLPYNSTLKKGLIFVSYNHYNYDNIWHGLSAMVPFVAWHIKNQCSLVPSRWILYHWGELRIKMGPWLKSLMEATFGEPLHIETNNYGNEESENMNASCFEDAVVMRHNEGGMSRHKRIEVYDLLRCKARIYCNVSLEVRLSEVNEGGLPVIGMTMYMRTGPRSFKNESVVIKIFEKECQKVEGCRFIVAYSSNLTFCEQVKVMSMTDILISPHGAQLTNMFLMDRNSSVLEFFPKGWLKLAGVGQYVYHWIASWSGMKHEGAWRDPDGEPCPYSDDDRRCMAVYKGAKIGYNKTYFSEWARGVLSEVRIRKKEELVSNKKNSDHATPSGCQCSS comes from the exons ATGACCATGAAACTCCGCGAGTCGGTTACATTTCTTCCTCTGAAAGACTTACGTTACTCCTCCACAGCTCAACAAGGACACACATGGTTCATGAGTTCCATGTATGACACACATGAAGAAGGTGAAGTCCAATACCAAATATTCCCTTCAAATGCATCAAAAGGTAGAGTTTTGTGCCTTAAAGGTAATGACACTCATGATGGTGCATGGAATTACTATGCACTAGCATGGCCTGAAACATTGCCTTACAATTCCACCTTAAAAAAAGGTCTCATATTTGTATCTTACAATCACTATAATTATGATAACATTTGGCATGGCTTGTCAGCTATGGTACCATTTGTAGCATGGCATATTAAAAACCAATGTTCACTTGTTCCATCTAGATGGATTTTGTACCATTGGGGTGAACTTAGGATTAAAATGGGACCTTGGTTGAAATCTTTAATGGAAGCTACATTTGGTGAACCACTTCATATTGAAACAAATAATTATGGAAATGAAGAATCTGAAAACATGAATGCTTCTTGTTTTGAGGATGCTGTGGTGATGAGACATAATGAAGGGGGCATGTCTAGACATAAAAGGATAGAAGTATATGATTTACTAAGGTGTAAGGCCAGAATTTATTGTAATGTGAGCTTAGAAGTTAGGTTGTCGGAGGTGAACGAAGGGGGATTGCCGGTGATCGGAATGACAATGTATATGAGGACTGGACCGAGATCTTTCAAGAATGAATCAGTTGTGATTAAAATCTTTGAGAAGGAATGTCAGAAGGTGGAGGGCTGCAGATTCATAGTTGCTTACTCCAGTAATCTCACTTTTTGTGAACAG GTGAAGGTGATGAGTATGACAGACATATTGATATCCCCACATGGAGCGCAATTAACAAACATGTTCCTCATGGACAGAAACAGCAGTGTGTTGGAATTCTTCCCCAAAGGGTGGCTCAAACTTGCAGGTGTAGGCCAATATGTGTATCACTGGATAGCTAGCTGGTCGGGGATGAAACACGAGGGAGCTTGGCGTGACCCTGATGGTGAACCCTGCCCTTACTCGGACGACGATAGGCGTTGCATGGCCGTTTATAAAGGTGCCAAAATTGGATACAATAAGACCTATTTTTCTGAATGGGCTAGAGGTGTTCTTAGTGAGGTGAGAATAAGGAAGAAGGAAGAGTTAGTCTCAAACAAGAAGAATTCAGATCATGCTACTCCTAGTGGATGTCAATGTAGTAGCTAA
- the LOC104097971 gene encoding pentatricopeptide repeat-containing protein At5g09450, mitochondrial, which yields MAGRSIFATLTRKAGGRERSLFRSFSSTTEVVYEDPSSNCAEEENGETGDDLKSRIFSLRLPKRSATNVLQKWVTDGRQVSISDLRHISKQLRNSRRFKHALEISEWLVYHNQDEALDSDYATRIDLMTKVFGIDSAERYFEGLPTTVKTTETYTALLHSYASLRLTDKAEDLFERMKEANLSLSTITYNEMMTLYMSVGQLEKVPLSVEEMKLQKVAPDLFTYNLWVSSCAAALNIDEVRRILDEISLGSDSGEHWLRYMNLVKIYITSGNLVNSGSNSVVESEKGITQREWISYDFLIILYGALGNKDKLDQIWKSLRMTNQKMTCRNYVCILSSYLMLGHMKEVGEIIDQWKQSAATDFDSSSCNRFLKAYSEVGLEERAAAFQLLLIQKGCDLIDESQ from the exons ATGGCTGGTCGCTCCATTTTCGCCACTCTCACAAG AAAAGCTGGTGGCAGAGAAAGGAGTCTATTCAGATCTTTTAGTTCAACAACTGAAGTTGTCTATGAAGACCCCTCCTCTAACTGTGCGGAGGAAGAAAATGGTGAAACGGGAGATGATTTAAAGAGCAGAATATTCAGTCTTAGATTACCCAAAAGAAGCGCCACCAACGTCCTTCAGAAATGGGTCACTGACGGCCGACAAGTCTCCATCTCTGACCTCCGTCACATCTCCAAACAACTCCGCAACTCACGCAGATTCAAGCACGCCCTCGag ATCTCAGAATGGCTGGTTTACCACAATCAGGATGAAGCATTGGACTCCGACTATGCCACCCGCATTGACTTGATGACCAAAGTTTTTGGAATTGATTCTGCTGAACGCTATTTTGAAGGACTTCCTACCACTGTAAAAACTACTGAAACATATACTGCTCTCCTCCACTCCTATGCTAGTTTGAGATTAACTGACAAAGCTGAGGACCTGTTTGAAAGAATGAAAGAAGCAAATCTTTCTCTGAGCACTATCACTTATAATGAGATGATGACTTTGTACATGTCTGTTGGACAGCTAGAGAAAGTACCTCTTTCTGTTGAGGAGATGAAACTTCAAAAGGTTGCACCAGACCTATTTACTTATAATCTGTGGGTAAGTTCATGTGCTGCAGCTCTAAACATTGATGAGGTGAGACGGATTCTTGATGAAATAAGTCTTGGCTCTGACTCTGGTGAACATTGGTTAAGATATATGAATCttgttaaaatatatatcaccTCAGGTAACCTTGTAAACTCAGGATCGAACTCTGTAGTTGAATCTGAGAAGGGTATCACACAAAGAGAGTGGATATCATATGACTTTCTTATTATTCTCTATGGTGCATTGGGAAATAAAGACAAGCTTGATCAAATTTGGAAATCCTTACGGATGACTAATCAAAAAATGACTTGCAGAAATTATGTTTGCATACTCTCATCATATCTCATGCTTGGACATATGAAGGAAGTTGGAGAAATTATTGATCAGTGGAAGCAATCTGCTGCGACAGATTTTGATAGCTCCAGCTGCAATAGATTTCTAAAGGCTTATAGCGAAGTTGGGTTGGAAGAGAGAGCTGCAGCTTTCCAATTGCTTCTAATTCAGAAAGGCTGTGACCTTATAGATGAATCACAGTAG